Proteins from one Leptonema illini DSM 21528 genomic window:
- a CDS encoding aminoglycoside phosphotransferase family protein: MAAGSQIAIGRSADIIELPDEGRVLKLFHSDYSAEEVRREFTNTSEAFELGATTMRCYEFVEQADRCGLIFDRLTGPSLTKLPDTKPLMFFELPVILGRLHASMHEKKTDRLRSVKDVVLDMVDSEPLAFLSQAQKEAARRYVKALPEGSSLLHMDYHPENIIVTPEGPVVIDWMTALRGDPAADVAYTSLISVEAELWPGTPQIKVFLYSFIRKYVLKKYRKTYQEITGMSDEAIDAWRLAALMLRMGQWNVQSERPRLQKMLLTALSAQMQEG; the protein is encoded by the coding sequence ATGGCAGCGGGCAGTCAGATCGCCATCGGGCGATCGGCCGATATTATTGAGCTTCCGGATGAGGGGCGTGTCTTAAAGCTCTTTCATTCGGATTATTCGGCCGAAGAGGTGCGGCGTGAATTCACAAATACAAGCGAGGCCTTCGAGCTGGGCGCGACGACGATGCGCTGCTACGAGTTTGTCGAGCAGGCAGATCGCTGCGGTCTGATCTTTGATCGACTGACCGGTCCTTCGCTGACCAAACTGCCCGACACAAAGCCACTGATGTTCTTTGAGCTGCCGGTTATTCTCGGCCGACTGCATGCATCCATGCACGAGAAGAAAACCGATCGACTGAGAAGCGTGAAGGATGTCGTGCTTGATATGGTCGATAGCGAGCCGCTTGCCTTCCTCTCGCAGGCTCAGAAAGAGGCCGCCCGACGATACGTAAAAGCGTTACCCGAAGGCAGCTCGCTTCTGCATATGGACTATCATCCCGAGAACATCATCGTGACCCCGGAAGGCCCCGTCGTCATCGACTGGATGACGGCGCTTCGCGGAGATCCGGCCGCCGATGTCGCCTACACCTCGCTCATCTCTGTCGAGGCGGAGCTCTGGCCTGGAACTCCGCAGATCAAGGTCTTCCTCTATTCGTTTATTCGCAAATACGTTCTCAAGAAATATCGTAAAACGTATCAGGAAATCACCGGCATGAGCGACGAGGCCATCGACGCCTGGAGGCTTGCGGCGCTGATGCTGCGCATGGGGCAGTGGAACGTGCAGAGCGAACGGCCTCGCCTGCAGAAGATGCTGTTAACCGCTCTGTCGGCGCAGATGCAGGAGGGCTGA
- a CDS encoding SDR family NAD(P)-dependent oxidoreductase, protein MQIKGRLAVITGASSGIGEALAHELSRAGMTCVLLARRADELQRVADAVESACGRRPITVVCDVTDPTSLQQATVALREVLDHGLHLLVLNAGMTMHGRFDASTGDALRRIMELNFFGAVETVRAFLPFLKKADAEKKIVLISTPSGLYGISERFGYSASKAAAQAFVESIAHELRDDAITTAIFYPGYVATSLRTSGIGADGRPIQEEQASNAKTPEAVARIFRKAIESDRRCVFTNFTGRFIYLARVLAPGLLDWLIRKKH, encoded by the coding sequence ATGCAGATCAAAGGACGCCTTGCAGTCATTACAGGAGCTTCATCGGGCATTGGTGAGGCGCTGGCGCATGAACTCAGTCGTGCCGGCATGACCTGTGTGTTGCTTGCCCGTCGGGCCGATGAGCTACAGCGCGTAGCCGATGCGGTGGAATCGGCCTGCGGTCGGCGTCCCATTACAGTTGTCTGTGATGTAACTGATCCGACGTCTCTTCAGCAGGCTACCGTTGCTCTCAGAGAAGTGCTGGATCACGGACTGCATCTGCTCGTTCTGAACGCCGGTATGACCATGCATGGCCGTTTTGACGCCTCAACTGGCGATGCATTACGGCGCATTATGGAGCTGAATTTCTTCGGTGCCGTTGAAACGGTGCGCGCCTTTCTACCCTTTCTGAAAAAGGCCGATGCCGAGAAAAAGATCGTTCTTATCTCGACCCCTTCGGGGTTGTATGGCATCAGCGAGCGTTTCGGTTACAGCGCCAGCAAGGCCGCGGCACAGGCCTTTGTAGAGAGCATCGCTCACGAACTGCGCGATGACGCCATTACAACAGCTATCTTCTACCCCGGGTATGTAGCCACATCGCTGCGCACATCGGGCATCGGCGCCGACGGTCGGCCGATTCAAGAAGAGCAGGCTTCGAACGCGAAAACCCCCGAAGCGGTGGCACGCATCTTTCGCAAGGCCATCGAATCAGACCGCCGCTGCGTCTTCACGAACTTCACGGGAAGGTTTATCTATCTGGCCAGGGTTCTCGCTCCGGGCTTGCTGGACTGGCTCATTCGTAAGAAGCACTGA
- a CDS encoding Fur family transcriptional regulator — translation MKFRLNKREVTDLLKEKGINPTAQRVEIAHLLYQKPQHLSADEILSLLNAEYEQVSQATVYNTLKLFVDKKVVRELIFSSDRIYYDSNTIPHHHFVDIDTGRIFDIPLCIIPVPELDRLNMGDAQILETTLVLRGRFPHRETHVQIQNDLSDHVVKNGERCARESGMNTGIEIGQPSLKSTAS, via the coding sequence ATGAAGTTTCGTTTAAACAAGAGAGAAGTAACCGATCTACTGAAAGAAAAGGGGATTAACCCGACGGCACAGCGAGTCGAAATCGCACATCTCCTGTATCAGAAGCCGCAGCATCTTTCTGCCGACGAAATCCTGAGCCTGCTGAATGCCGAATACGAACAGGTAAGCCAGGCGACGGTTTACAACACGCTGAAGCTTTTTGTCGACAAGAAAGTCGTGCGCGAGCTGATCTTCTCGTCTGACCGCATCTACTACGATTCCAACACCATCCCGCATCATCATTTTGTCGACATCGATACGGGTCGAATCTTCGATATTCCGCTCTGCATTATTCCCGTTCCTGAACTGGATCGACTGAATATGGGCGATGCTCAGATTCTTGAAACGACGCTCGTCCTTCGCGGGCGTTTTCCGCACCGCGAAACCCATGTTCAGATCCAGAACGATCTATCCGATCACGTCGTTAAGAACGGCGAACGCTGCGCCCGCGAATCGGGCATGAATACAGGCATCGAGATCGGCCAGCCGTCGCTAAAAAGCACGGCCAGCTGA
- a CDS encoding HIT family protein: protein MASIFTRIINRELPAYIVAEDDDHLAFLDVKPVKRGHLLVIPKKEIDYIFDMDDEALARLNAFAKKIAVAQKKAIPCKRIGTAVVGLEVPHVHIHLIPLDAIADLDFTKERLTFSKEEYESIRDSIKAGL from the coding sequence ATGGCCAGCATCTTTACACGCATTATTAACCGAGAATTACCCGCCTACATCGTCGCCGAAGACGACGATCATCTTGCCTTTCTTGACGTGAAGCCCGTCAAGCGCGGACATCTGCTCGTTATTCCGAAGAAAGAGATCGATTATATCTTCGACATGGACGATGAGGCGCTGGCAAGACTGAATGCATTCGCAAAGAAGATCGCCGTCGCTCAAAAAAAGGCCATCCCCTGCAAGCGTATCGGAACGGCCGTCGTCGGCCTTGAAGTGCCGCATGTGCATATCCACCTGATCCCGCTGGATGCCATAGCAGACCTTGATTTCACAAAAGAGCGGCTAACCTTTTCGAAAGAAGAATACGAGAGCATTCGAGATAGCATTAAGGCGGGGCTTTAG
- a CDS encoding O-antigen ligase family protein translates to MRQRFVFIFSSILLTFYLIAVGARGALFSWSAFLFVAGIGWILSRSSSRLIYALPYIAIVGTFLLQLVVPILIVFTEQGRTEFRYPQFAAAFKIFAMFPLTGGGTESYGYYNNFFLRAAAEAVKHGSSHNQLLQIAVGNGLLGILFYFGLLIGFSNEIRKRMIATDLASTPFILITAGMASAIVYGSVQEWNYLRPVMLMWTMLLYLPWHYQTENRSPEANRWWVLTPLCILALLFSYRSLPDSEFFRATDQAFTKQIEAPTGDNNSDVSSKAFTPTAPWLGVEYVDPDRFVIMQGESHILLPSELQIGKITSLREDTEVISVWSRAEKGRYLRIRCHSTSPDLRGDFDARRLCAEITIPESTKFFQSLERPALYRERTKQRGLF, encoded by the coding sequence TTGCGTCAACGGTTCGTCTTCATCTTTTCCTCGATTCTTCTGACGTTCTATCTGATCGCCGTTGGAGCGCGCGGGGCGCTCTTCTCCTGGTCTGCCTTTCTCTTCGTTGCCGGCATCGGGTGGATTCTCAGCAGATCGTCCTCTCGCCTTATTTATGCTCTTCCGTACATCGCCATTGTCGGCACTTTCCTTCTTCAGCTCGTCGTTCCCATTCTAATCGTGTTCACGGAACAGGGAAGAACAGAATTTCGTTATCCTCAGTTTGCCGCTGCATTCAAAATCTTCGCCATGTTCCCTCTCACAGGCGGTGGAACGGAATCCTACGGCTACTATAACAATTTCTTTCTAAGAGCAGCCGCCGAGGCGGTCAAGCATGGCTCCTCTCATAATCAGCTGCTTCAAATCGCCGTCGGCAACGGCCTTCTCGGAATCCTTTTCTATTTCGGATTGTTGATCGGGTTTTCCAACGAAATCCGCAAACGCATGATAGCGACAGACCTGGCTTCTACTCCATTCATTCTGATAACGGCTGGTATGGCCTCTGCTATAGTATACGGAAGTGTCCAGGAATGGAACTACTTGCGACCGGTCATGCTGATGTGGACAATGCTTCTCTACCTTCCGTGGCATTATCAAACGGAGAACAGATCGCCTGAAGCAAACCGGTGGTGGGTCCTAACTCCGCTCTGTATTCTTGCGCTGTTATTCAGCTACAGATCGCTTCCGGATTCTGAGTTTTTTCGGGCCACTGATCAGGCCTTTACCAAACAGATTGAAGCCCCGACCGGCGATAATAACTCCGATGTCTCATCGAAGGCCTTCACTCCGACAGCCCCCTGGCTGGGCGTGGAATACGTCGATCCCGATCGCTTTGTTATCATGCAGGGAGAATCCCACATCCTTCTACCCTCTGAGTTGCAGATCGGAAAAATCACGTCTCTGCGCGAAGACACGGAAGTAATCTCTGTATGGAGCCGCGCAGAGAAAGGCCGCTATCTGAGAATCCGATGTCATAGTACCAGCCCGGACCTTCGCGGTGATTTCGACGCGCGCAGGCTCTGCGCTGAAATCACGATCCCCGAGAGCACGAAGTTTTTTCAGTCGCTCGAACGGCCGGCCCTTTACAGAGAAAGAACAAAGCAGAGGGGTCTTTTTTAG
- a CDS encoding serine hydrolase domain-containing protein, producing the protein MTQKKRSGLKWIASILAGLLGVLVLAGLFNFNKLQRLHKALSLFDAPIIAENFRNLGTLFESRAIHKGETVWQFKRSERPLPETYVYKGETRKISDFLARTETTGFIVVRDDTILYEKYSLGNTEESKATSWSVAKSFVSALFGIAVHEGHIKSIEESVTDYVPALAPSGYNGVRLKDVLQMSSGVRFNEDYSDLTSDINRLNYVFAFNTPLVDFVNTLKQERRPGTYHNYVSMDTQVLGMVITEATGRPLTEYLEEKLWKPMGMESDATWQIDSTGMEAAFMGLNVVLRDYARFGRLYLHRGNWNGTQLVPEQWVKASITPDAPHLMPGKRDTSKFTLGYGYQWWIPENANGDFMAIGVYGQSIYVSPRNRIVIARTSAYADYTENGGATGEEMEMEEIEVFKAIADSI; encoded by the coding sequence ATGACACAGAAAAAGAGAAGCGGCCTGAAATGGATCGCCTCGATACTCGCAGGTCTGCTGGGCGTTCTTGTCCTGGCCGGGTTATTCAACTTCAATAAGCTGCAAAGGCTGCACAAGGCTCTTTCGCTTTTTGATGCGCCGATCATTGCCGAGAATTTCCGGAATCTCGGTACGCTCTTTGAATCAAGGGCCATTCATAAAGGCGAAACCGTCTGGCAGTTCAAAAGAAGCGAAAGGCCTCTACCCGAGACCTACGTCTACAAGGGCGAGACGAGAAAGATCAGCGATTTTCTTGCGCGAACCGAAACGACCGGATTCATCGTCGTGCGCGACGATACGATCCTGTACGAGAAGTATTCTCTGGGCAATACCGAAGAATCAAAGGCCACGTCCTGGTCCGTCGCCAAGTCTTTCGTTTCGGCGTTATTCGGCATCGCTGTTCACGAAGGCCATATCAAGAGCATCGAAGAGAGCGTCACCGACTATGTTCCGGCGCTGGCTCCATCGGGTTATAACGGTGTTCGGCTTAAAGACGTGCTTCAGATGTCTTCGGGCGTGCGCTTCAACGAGGATTACAGCGATCTTACATCCGATATCAATCGCCTGAACTACGTCTTCGCCTTTAATACCCCGCTAGTGGATTTCGTGAATACGCTGAAGCAGGAGCGCCGGCCCGGAACGTATCATAACTATGTGAGTATGGATACGCAGGTGCTCGGCATGGTTATCACCGAGGCGACAGGCCGGCCGCTGACCGAATACCTCGAAGAAAAACTGTGGAAGCCGATGGGTATGGAGTCCGATGCCACCTGGCAGATCGATTCGACGGGAATGGAAGCGGCCTTTATGGGGCTGAACGTCGTGCTGCGCGATTATGCTCGTTTCGGTCGTCTCTATCTACACAGAGGGAACTGGAACGGAACACAGCTTGTGCCCGAACAGTGGGTGAAGGCCTCTATAACGCCCGACGCCCCTCATCTGATGCCGGGCAAGCGAGATACCTCGAAGTTCACGCTCGGCTATGGTTATCAGTGGTGGATTCCCGAGAATGCTAACGGCGATTTCATGGCCATCGGCGTCTACGGGCAGTCTATCTATGTTTCTCCGCGCAACCGCATCGTGATCGCCCGGACGTCCGCCTATGCGGATTATACAGAGAACGGCGGTGCGACGGGAGAGGAGATGGAAATGGAAGAGATCGAGGTCTTCAAGGCCATCGCCGACTCCATCTGA
- a CDS encoding type II toxin-antitoxin system VapB family antitoxin — protein MRTNIDIDDALLAEAQKLSGKATKKAVVEEGLLTLIRLKRQAKIRAYRGKLQWTGDLDKMRTEAVRAGL, from the coding sequence ATGCGAACCAATATAGATATCGACGACGCTCTGCTGGCCGAAGCTCAGAAACTCTCAGGTAAGGCGACGAAAAAGGCCGTTGTGGAAGAGGGCCTGCTTACACTGATCCGACTCAAACGGCAGGCGAAGATCAGGGCCTATAGAGGAAAGCTGCAATGGACCGGCGATCTCGATAAAATGAGAACAGAAGCCGTCCGAGCAGGGCTTTGA
- a CDS encoding cytochrome-c peroxidase, with protein MKRILISPLFLTVGLLISCGPDAETKELMTRAGTLFKPLPAVMPGFEKVTPQQIELGKKLYFDVRLSVNDTQSCNTCHRVDEKLGGVDNNQFSNGAPAGTIGGRNSPTVLNAGFHLAQFWDGRAADLTEQAKGPILNPVEMAMPSEEAVVKKIGAIEEYQTLFKGAFPDAKEAITYDNLAFAIAAFESTLITKDRFDDFLGGDAKALSAEEKKGLKSFMDAGCMSCHNGPLLGGNSYQKMGLLNPYANTKDLGRYDVTKKDADKYFFKVPSLRNVALTAPYFHDGASATLEDAVQQMAHLQLNKKLSDEEVKSIVTFLGALTDKERDR; from the coding sequence ATGAAGAGGATTTTGATTTCTCCCCTATTTCTGACGGTCGGATTGCTTATATCATGCGGTCCGGATGCAGAAACGAAAGAACTGATGACAAGGGCCGGCACGCTTTTCAAGCCGCTTCCGGCTGTGATGCCCGGCTTTGAAAAGGTTACCCCGCAGCAGATCGAACTCGGAAAGAAGCTCTATTTCGACGTTCGTCTTTCTGTCAACGATACGCAATCATGCAATACCTGTCACCGCGTGGATGAGAAGCTCGGCGGCGTCGATAACAATCAGTTTTCGAACGGCGCTCCGGCGGGCACGATCGGTGGCCGTAACTCGCCAACCGTTCTAAACGCAGGCTTTCACCTCGCTCAGTTCTGGGACGGCCGTGCCGCCGACCTCACCGAGCAGGCAAAAGGGCCGATCCTGAATCCCGTTGAGATGGCCATGCCCTCCGAAGAGGCGGTCGTGAAAAAGATCGGCGCGATCGAAGAGTATCAGACGCTTTTTAAAGGAGCTTTCCCTGATGCGAAAGAAGCGATCACCTACGATAACCTTGCCTTTGCTATCGCCGCCTTTGAATCGACGCTGATCACAAAAGACCGCTTTGATGATTTCCTTGGCGGTGACGCTAAAGCGCTCAGTGCCGAAGAGAAGAAAGGCCTGAAGTCTTTTATGGACGCCGGTTGTATGTCGTGCCATAACGGCCCGCTGCTTGGCGGTAATTCCTATCAGAAAATGGGACTTCTGAATCCATATGCGAATACGAAGGACCTCGGTCGCTATGACGTTACGAAGAAAGACGCCGATAAGTACTTCTTCAAAGTGCCTTCGCTGCGTAACGTTGCACTGACGGCGCCGTATTTCCATGACGGCGCATCCGCTACGCTCGAAGATGCGGTTCAGCAGATGGCGCATTTACAGCTGAACAAGAAGCTCAGCGATGAAGAGGTGAAGTCGATCGTGACCTTCCTGGGCGCCCTCACCGATAAAGAAAGGGATCGCTGA
- the murI gene encoding glutamate racemase, with translation MNDTNAKETPESGLKPEPDDALKNRPIGVFDSGMGGLTVLHELIQSLPDERFIYLGDTARVPYGSRSPETIRRYSMEVASYLVKQQIKYLVIACNTSTAHAEALLKEKMPVPVLGVIRPGVEALLAAASEAGATVGVLGTRSTVKSGAYERLIKERRDDLNVVSQACPLFVPLVEEGWTDNTVTEEVIRQYMDGLVSKGMSAAVLGCTHYPLLKKAFARVYPQLKLVDSSVEVARTVATELDRLQLRRAPQANGRSKVRILLTDVTEHVAFLEKLFLGIELGIEEVPIDELKS, from the coding sequence GTGAACGATACGAACGCGAAAGAGACTCCGGAGTCCGGCCTGAAGCCGGAACCGGACGATGCTCTGAAAAACCGCCCGATCGGAGTCTTTGATTCCGGTATGGGCGGTTTAACCGTTTTACATGAACTGATACAATCTCTGCCCGACGAGCGCTTTATCTATCTGGGCGATACGGCCCGCGTGCCTTACGGTTCCCGCTCTCCCGAAACGATCCGTCGCTACAGCATGGAGGTGGCCTCGTATCTCGTAAAGCAGCAGATCAAGTACCTCGTCATCGCCTGCAACACGTCGACGGCTCATGCCGAGGCTCTGCTAAAAGAGAAGATGCCGGTGCCCGTGCTCGGCGTGATCCGCCCTGGCGTCGAGGCCTTACTGGCCGCCGCCTCAGAGGCCGGCGCCACGGTCGGAGTGCTCGGCACGCGCTCAACGGTGAAGTCGGGCGCTTATGAACGTCTTATTAAAGAACGACGCGACGATCTGAACGTCGTCTCGCAGGCCTGCCCGCTCTTTGTGCCTCTCGTCGAAGAAGGCTGGACGGATAACACCGTAACCGAAGAGGTTATACGGCAGTATATGGACGGCCTTGTAAGCAAAGGCATGAGCGCCGCCGTCCTCGGATGCACTCATTATCCTCTCTTGAAGAAGGCCTTTGCCCGCGTCTATCCGCAGCTGAAGCTTGTGGATTCATCGGTGGAGGTGGCCCGCACCGTCGCCACCGAACTCGATCGTCTTCAGTTGAGACGCGCTCCTCAGGCAAACGGCCGCTCGAAGGTGCGCATCCTGTTAACCGACGTCACCGAACATGTGGCCTTTCTCGAAAAGCTCTTTCTTGGGATCGAGCTGGGAATCGAAGAGGTTCCGATCGACGAGCTGAAAAGCTGA
- a CDS encoding aspartate kinase, translating into MSLVVQKYGGTSVGDTDRIKRVANRIKMYYDQGHDLVIVVSAMGHTTDQLVDMAAALNPNPKPREMDVLLSTGEQVSIALLAMALDHIGVPAISFTGGQVRILTDKKHSKARIQDIDTTRLKQSLGERKVCIVAGFQGVDEDENITTLGRGGSDLSAVALAAALEAKECEIYTDVDGVYTTDPNKVPSAKKIEHICYEEMLELARLGAGVLHSRSVEVASKYGVVIHVRSSFNNVEGTLVVPEDSIMEKVAVRGVTLKSDDARISVLDIPDRPGLAADLFNRLARADINVDMIVQSTGKDGRNTISFTVPATSVGVTREVSDSFLKEMGGGTIDVQENIATLSAVGIGMKSHSGVAGAMFEALAKNNINIEMISTSEIKITVVINKEDGRKALEAVHEAFELGK; encoded by the coding sequence ATGTCTCTCGTCGTTCAAAAGTACGGCGGCACCTCCGTTGGCGATACCGATCGCATCAAACGGGTGGCAAACCGCATCAAGATGTATTACGATCAGGGTCATGACCTTGTCATCGTCGTATCGGCCATGGGCCATACGACCGACCAGCTTGTCGACATGGCAGCTGCCCTGAATCCCAATCCGAAGCCCAGGGAAATGGACGTTCTTCTCTCAACGGGAGAGCAGGTTTCCATCGCTCTGCTTGCCATGGCCCTCGATCATATCGGAGTGCCTGCGATCAGCTTTACGGGCGGTCAGGTACGCATTCTTACCGATAAGAAGCACTCAAAAGCAAGAATTCAAGATATCGATACGACCAGGCTCAAGCAGAGCCTGGGTGAGCGCAAGGTCTGCATCGTCGCCGGCTTTCAGGGCGTCGATGAAGATGAAAATATTACGACGCTCGGCCGCGGTGGCTCCGACCTTTCTGCCGTCGCCCTGGCTGCCGCTCTTGAGGCGAAGGAGTGCGAAATCTATACCGACGTCGACGGCGTCTACACCACCGATCCGAACAAGGTGCCGTCTGCGAAGAAGATCGAGCACATCTGCTATGAAGAGATGCTCGAGCTGGCCCGTCTCGGTGCCGGCGTCTTGCACAGCCGCAGCGTCGAGGTCGCCTCGAAATACGGTGTCGTGATTCATGTTCGTTCAAGCTTTAATAACGTAGAAGGCACGCTTGTCGTGCCGGAGGACAGCATTATGGAAAAAGTCGCCGTTCGCGGAGTGACATTGAAATCCGATGATGCGCGGATTTCCGTACTCGATATTCCCGATCGTCCCGGCCTGGCCGCCGATCTGTTTAACCGCCTTGCCCGCGCCGATATCAACGTCGACATGATCGTGCAGAGCACGGGCAAAGACGGCCGCAACACGATTTCGTTCACCGTACCGGCGACGTCGGTCGGCGTTACCCGTGAGGTCAGCGATTCGTTCCTGAAAGAGATGGGCGGCGGAACGATCGACGTGCAGGAAAACATCGCCACGCTTTCCGCCGTCGGCATCGGCATGAAGTCGCATTCCGGCGTCGCCGGCGCCATGTTCGAAGCGCTTGCGAAGAACAACATCAACATCGAGATGATCAGCACGTCTGAGATCAAGATTACCGTCGTTATCAATAAAGAGGACGGTCGCAAGGCTCTCGAAGCCGTTCACGAAGCCTTCGAACTGGGCAAGTGA
- the lexA gene encoding transcriptional repressor LexA, giving the protein MKDLTEKQRGILEYIYAFSQNQGYPPTIREIADRFEITPKGAYDHLKAIEKKDYIKCEKNRSRAIEILRMPDGSMPEVAESVIKVPLVGRVAAGLPILAEENIEEYLTFPRSMVKDQTDIFALRVSGDSMIEAGIRDGDIAVIKKANTADNGEIVVALIDDEATLKYYYREKTRIRLEPANAKYRPIYTTHAIILGKLAGLYRQFA; this is encoded by the coding sequence ATGAAGGACCTTACCGAAAAGCAGCGCGGCATTCTGGAATACATCTATGCCTTTTCTCAGAATCAGGGGTATCCGCCGACGATCCGCGAGATTGCCGATCGGTTTGAGATCACGCCAAAGGGGGCCTACGACCACCTGAAGGCCATCGAGAAAAAAGACTATATTAAGTGCGAGAAGAATCGCAGCCGGGCCATCGAGATCCTGCGTATGCCCGACGGCTCCATGCCCGAGGTCGCCGAATCGGTGATCAAGGTGCCTCTTGTCGGCCGCGTCGCCGCCGGTCTGCCCATCCTGGCCGAAGAGAATATCGAAGAATATCTTACCTTCCCTCGCTCGATGGTCAAAGACCAGACCGATATCTTCGCCCTTCGCGTATCGGGCGATTCCATGATCGAGGCCGGCATCCGGGACGGTGATATTGCCGTGATCAAGAAAGCAAACACAGCCGATAACGGCGAGATCGTCGTCGCCTTAATCGACGACGAGGCGACGCTGAAATACTACTACCGCGAGAAAACACGCATCCGCCTCGAGCCGGCGAACGCCAAATACAGGCCCATCTATACGACGCATGCCATCATCCTTGGTAAGCTGGCCGGGTTATACCGTCAGTTTGCCTGA
- a CDS encoding sensor domain-containing diguanylate cyclase encodes MQTPALHSDEPIRLDALRDLRILDTPTEERFDRIARLAQFIFGTPMALITLVDEKRQWFKARVGLDLTESNREISFCGHAILQNQTFFIPDTAVDQRFNDNPLVTGNPHIRMYAGHPIHAANGMPVGTVCVLDTVPRSVEPGMLSALADLAAIAESEMNGIQLQQLARTLNDEKASLESKHAQATKLNQILEKLTLLDPTSHIPNPLYLRIYLSQELIRCRQQRKPLSLLCIEIDGLIELRRLRGDEVAREIVRRTTPAITDIPKWPRGMTFQVDPFHLAIVLPEKDSDGALTVARECQSRLRALKLVMPGRGEAVTCSIGQITASSSGATVDSLLLQLESTTKIAQESGPERIRQLSV; translated from the coding sequence ATGCAAACGCCCGCCCTGCATTCAGATGAACCGATACGCCTTGATGCTCTGCGCGATCTGCGCATTCTCGATACGCCGACCGAGGAACGCTTCGACCGCATCGCCCGACTGGCGCAGTTCATCTTCGGAACACCGATGGCGCTGATCACGCTTGTGGACGAAAAGCGGCAGTGGTTCAAGGCACGCGTCGGATTGGATCTGACCGAAAGCAATCGCGAGATCTCTTTTTGCGGGCATGCCATTTTACAGAATCAAACCTTCTTTATTCCCGATACGGCCGTCGATCAGCGATTCAACGACAATCCGTTAGTCACGGGCAATCCCCATATTCGCATGTACGCCGGACATCCCATCCACGCCGCGAACGGCATGCCCGTGGGCACCGTCTGTGTGCTTGATACGGTGCCGCGCTCCGTCGAGCCGGGTATGCTTTCCGCCCTCGCCGATCTTGCCGCTATCGCCGAATCAGAGATGAACGGCATACAGCTGCAACAGCTTGCGCGGACGCTTAACGACGAAAAGGCCTCGCTTGAATCAAAGCATGCACAGGCGACAAAGCTCAATCAGATCCTCGAAAAGCTCACGCTGCTTGATCCGACATCGCATATACCGAATCCGCTGTATCTGCGCATCTATCTTTCACAGGAGTTGATCCGATGCAGGCAGCAACGCAAGCCTCTCAGCCTGCTCTGTATCGAGATCGACGGGCTCATAGAGCTGCGCCGTCTGCGCGGAGACGAGGTCGCTCGCGAAATCGTGCGTAGAACGACGCCGGCCATCACCGATATTCCGAAATGGCCGCGCGGCATGACCTTTCAGGTTGATCCCTTTCATCTGGCCATCGTTCTTCCCGAAAAGGATAGCGACGGAGCGCTGACCGTGGCCCGCGAATGCCAGAGCCGCTTGCGTGCGCTGAAGCTTGTGATGCCCGGCCGCGGAGAAGCCGTTACCTGCTCGATCGGGCAGATCACGGCCTCATCATCGGGTGCAACGGTCGATTCGCTTCTATTGCAGCTTGAGTCGACGACAAAGATCGCTCAGGAATCGGGCCCGGAACGCATCCGCCAGCTGAGCGTATGA